A stretch of Lactuca sativa cultivar Salinas chromosome 6, Lsat_Salinas_v11, whole genome shotgun sequence DNA encodes these proteins:
- the LOC111904489 gene encoding LOW QUALITY PROTEIN: probable (S)-N-methylcoclaurine 3'-hydroxylase isozyme 2 (The sequence of the model RefSeq protein was modified relative to this genomic sequence to represent the inferred CDS: substituted 1 base at 1 genomic stop codon) has product MVVVMGRGHGGDGAEDPPFPGGRGPSQHEQDVEECARRKNQGKPIGMQYDRDITFNPVGEAGDMFSREVGKTMWQMVPFDKWSWKRFSPNIKNTVLQHLAFDLNQMYEDAQATLLTESFQAALLKGFRECKADAKEYFKRVGGYEDIPRALANPPDGMLVDNWEKTVEYFQTDKHKIASERSKKIREKQTTVIRGGSSSYSSTCYKKNRLVEELLEQTQGESELTPTQKRATFKKVLGERCGHIRGIGRKPSGLPTIPQPSQPSQPSQYYRRLLGLLPATFVAGNGLFPCSVRYKWISYSRKRIPPFPPGPYGLPILGYLLFLGSNLHERFTEMAQRYGPIFSLQLRRKLHVVVNSMDLVKVVTRDLDQTMANRSPPLAALSMSYSGNDIAWSNSDTHWRNMRKILTTQLISDKNLKACQSFRTYEVRRVVKEVYSKLRTKININEIAFKTEVNVVTSMLWGCSKLSDDGNDSSAIGDGFREVEFKIVELMIASNISDFLPILSRFDLQGRQREMQKQLEYVDRIFENIIQGRMEANSIKNEGEAEEDRRKDFVQVLLELKEQKDAAISLDIIKIKALLMDIVLAATDTTSTMVEWVMSEILNNPGVMRKIQDELTDVIGMNVVQESHLPKLKYLDAVIKETFRVHTPVPLLLHRCPDESCTVGGYTIPKGTIVYINVXAIHRDPMNWTDPLEFKPERFLIDKWDYHGNNFNFLPFGSGRRICPGISLGEKMLMYILASLLHSFDWSLPEDEEFELSDEFGLVTKKRKPLLAIPSKRLSDDSLYI; this is encoded by the exons ATGGTTGTTGTCATGGGTCGTGGACATGGGGGAGACGGAGCTGAGGACCCACCTTTCCCAGGTGGTAGAGGTCCTAGCCAGCACGAGCAGGACG TTGAGGAATGTGCCCGAAGGAAA AACCAGGGGAAACCAATAGGCATGCAATATGATAGGGATATCACATTTAATCCCGTAGGAGAGGCGGGAGATATGTTTTCCCGAGAAGTTGGGAAAACAATGTGGCAGATGGTCCCTTTCGACAAATGGAGTTGGAAAAGATTTTCCCCTAATATAAAGAACACTGTATTACAACATTTAgcg tttgatctcaatcaaatgtacGAGGATGCACAAGCTACTCTATTGACAGAGAGTTTTCAAGCAGCCTTGTTAAAAGGTTTTCGAGAGTGTAAAGCCGACGCAAAAGAATATTTCAAGAGGGTCGGAGGGTATGAAGATATCCCGAGAGCATTGGCAAATCCTCCGGATGGTATGCTTGTTGATAACTGGGAGAAGACAGTTGAGTATTTTCAAACTGACAAACACAAAATTGCTTCAGAAAGAAGCAAAAAAATCCGTGAAAAGCAAACAACTGTGATTCGTGGGGGTTCGAGCTCGTATAGCAGTACTTGCTATAAGAAG AATCGGTTAGTTGAAGAGCTGTTAGAACAAACTCAAGGTGAAAGTGAGTTAACGCCAACTCAAAAAAGAGCTACGTTCAAGAAAGTATTAGGAGAGCGATGTGGCCACATTAGAGGCATTGGCCGCAAACCTTCTGGTCTCCCGACGATTCCACAGCCTTCGCAACCATCACAACCATCACAG TATTACCGGCGACTTTTGGGACTtttaccggcgacttttgtcgcCGGTAATGGCCTTTTTCCTTGTAGTGTGAGGTACAAATGGATATCGTATTCCAGAAAGCGCATACCACCCTTCCCACCAGGTCCCTACGGCTTACCAATTCTAGGGTACCTCCTGTTTCTCGGCTCCAACTTGCATGAAAGATTCACGGAGATGGCTCAACGTTATGGCCCCATCTTCAGTCTCCAGCTCAGAAGAAAGCTTCATGTTGTGGTGAACTCCATGGACCTAGTAAAGGTCGTGACTCGTGACCTGGACCAGACCATGGCGAACCGCAGTCCTCCATTAGCAGCGCTATCCATGAGTTACAGTGGGAACGATATTGCATGGTCCAACAGCGACACACACTGGCGTAACATGCGCAAGATTTTAACAACCCAGCTTATAAGCGATAAAAATCTAAAAGCTTGTCAGAGTTTCCGAACATATGAAGTCAGAAGGGTGGTGAAAGAAGTTTACAGTAAGCTCCGAACAAAGATCAATATTAATGAAATTGCTTTCAAGACTGAGGTTAACGTTGTGACAAGCATGTTATGGGGTTGTAGCAAATTATCTGATGATGGGAACGATTCTAGCGCTATTGGAGATGGCTTCCGAGAAGTTGAGTTCAAGATTGTGGAGTTAATGATAGCTTCAAACATCTCTGATTTTCTACCTATCCTATCACGGTTCGATCTACAAGGAAGGCAGCGAGAAATGCAGAAGCAGCTGGAATATGTTGATCGTATATTTGAGAACATTATCCAAGGAAGAATGGAAGCAAACTCCATAAAAAATGAGGGAGAAGCAGAGGAAGATCGAAGGAAGGATTTCGTCCAAGTATTACTCGAGCTTAAAGAGCAGAAAGATGCTGCAATATCATTAGACATCATTAAAATAAAGGCCCTACTAATG GACATAGTGCTTGCTGCTACAGACACAACATCGACAATGGTGGAATGGGTGATGTCAGAGATTTTGAATAATCCAGGTGTAATGAGAAAGATCCAGGATGAATTAACGGATGTTATTGGCATGAACGTTGTCCAAGAATCTCATCTGCCCAAATTAAAATATTTGGATGCAGTCATCAAGGAGACATTCAGGGTACACACTCCCGTTCCGCTCCTACTCCACAGATGCCCAGATGAATCATGCACTGTTGGTGGATACACCATTCCAAAGGGTACTATCGTCTATATTAACGTTTAGGCAATCCATCGGGATCCAATGAACTGGACCGATCCATTGGAGTTCAAGCCTGAGAGGTTCTTGATCGACAAATGGGATTACCATGGAAATAATTTCAATTTTTTGCCGTTTGGATCAGGGAGAAGAATATGCCCAGGAATCTCACTTGGGGAGAAGATGTTGATGTATATATTAGCATCGCTGTTGCACTCGTTTGATTGGAGCTTGCCAGAAGATGAAGAGTTTGAGCTTTCTGATGAGTTTGGACTTGTGACAAAGAAAAGAAAACCACTATTAGCTATACCCTCTAAAAGATTATCTGATGACAGCCTCTATATTTGA